The following is a genomic window from Burkholderia cepacia ATCC 25416.
CCGCGCTGAAGTTCGTCAACTTCGTGCTGTCGGAGAAGGAGAGCGCGAACCTGACCAACGACACGTCGTACCCGTCGGCCGTGCCGTCGTCGAAGCGCCTCGTGCGCGCCGAAGTGACCAGCGATCCGGCCGTGTTCCCGCCCGCCGACGTGATCCGCAAGCTGAGCCTCAGCAAGCCGGTTCCGCCTGAGCTGATGCGTCTGCAGAACCGTCTCTGGACGAAGCTGAAGACCGAGTAAGCCGGCCGCCGCTTCTCCGATTCCCGCACACCTTTCGCGCGCCCCGCCGCTGATCGCGGAGGGCGGGGGCGCGCTCGTCCCGACGACCACCCAGAACATGAAACTCAAACACATGACGGCGCTGTGCCTGCTCGCGTTCGACGCGGCCACGGCATTCGCGCACACGCCGCAGGCGACCGATGCGAGCAGGATGAAGGCGCTGCAGGCGCAGGTCACCGCGCTGCAGCAGCAGGTGAACGCGCTGCGCGCAAGCATGCTGGCCGCGCAGGCGCCCGGCGCTGCGACGGCCGCCACCGCAGCCACCGCAGCCACCGCAACATCGAGCGGCGCAAGGATCGGTTCGATCAACACGGCCGCCGCCGCCGCGCCGGCCGCCGATTCCGCACCGGCGTTCACGAACGACGACCTGCAGCAGATGCGCGAGCAGATCGCGAACGCGTCGCTGAAGGTCGACTCGCTGCAGGAAGCCGCGACGACCGGCCCGCTCGCGGGCCTGAGCATCACCGGCTACGTCGATCCCGTGTACCTGTTCAACCGCGCGCAGCGCACGTCCGGGTTCCAGTTCCTGAACCACGATCCGGGCGCGTACGACTACTTCAACAGCACGATCGGCGACGTCTACCTCGACATCAAGAAGACCTTCGGCGTCGGCCCGATGGCGCCGTCGGCGGAGGTCGTGATCCAGCCGAACCGCGGCTTCGGCAACGTGTTCAGCAATTCGCACGGCGGCGTCGGCAACAACATCGTCACGCAGGCCGTGGTGACCGTGCCGCTCAGCACGACGCGCACTTTCGAGATCGGGATGATGCCGAGCCTCGCCGGCTACGAGGTGCAGCCGTCGACCCAGATGCTGACGCTCACGCACGGGCTGCTGTACGACTTCAGCGAACCGGGCAACCTGATCGGCGTCGGCCTGAAGGGCTCCAACGCGGCGATGACGCGCTTCTGGCAGGTCGTGATCGGCAACGAGGTGTTGCGCACCGCCGGCGCGATCGCGAACGCGGCGAACAACACGACCAAGACCAACTGGACGCCGACGATCACCGCGCGCTTCGACAACGCGACGTCGACCGCCTTCGACTTCGGCATTTCCGGGATGCTGGGCCGGCAGTCGCTGTTCTCGCCGTGCGCGACGGCGGGCGGTTACGGCTACCAGTGCAACGGCTCCTCGCCGACCGGCCTCTACAAGTACGTGGAAGCCGACGTGACCTATACGCACGACAAGACGCAGGTCAACGCGCAGGTCGATTACGGCGAGCTGCAGAAGGGTGCGTGGAACGGCGGCACCGCACGCTGGTACGGGATGTCGCTGCTCGGCCATACGAAGTGGACGCAGGCATGGGTCGGCCGCATGGGCGCGACGCTGCGCTTCGACTACCTGAACAACACGTCGAACGGCGGCGGCGGCACGAACATCCAGTACGGGCTCGCGGGCGGCAATCCGTCGGTGAACGGGTCGAGCGGCTTCGGCATCGATCCGGCGTGCTTCCAGGGTTCGTCGACGAACGGCACCGAGTGCAAGGGCGCGCAGCGTTACGCGATCACGGCCGACCTGCTGTTCTATCCGACGCAGCAGATCACCGTGAAGCTCGAGTATCGCCACGACGCGGCGAACCATCCGGTGTTCCTGAAGAGCAACGGCACGTACGCGCGCAGCAACGACCTGGCCGGGATGCAGTTCATCTATTCGTTCTGACCGTTCCGACTGGTCTCGCCGTTCCGGCCGGTGCAAATGCCGGCCGACCGGCTGCGCCATGCATCACGTTCCGGGCCGCGCTTGCCCGGAACGCATTCAACCCAGGAGATTTGACCTTGAAGCTGCACACCTTCGTGACCGACCTCACCGATCCGCACGAGCGCGGCCGCCTGATCGGCGCGCGTTTCGCCGCCGAGATTCGCGAGACAGTCGCGCTTTACCTCGCGTTCTTCCCGAAGCTCGGCATCGAGCCGCAGCGCGCGCGGGAGATCGGCGAAGCGAGCCTGGCCGCGCTCGGTGCGTGGTGCCCGCGCCTGGCCGCCGAAGTCGAGGCGATCGCCGACGGCGTCGACCTGCCGCGCTGGCAGCTCGCGTGCCTGAACGCGCGCACCGAGATTCTCGCGACCGCGCCCGCGTCGGCCGAAGGCGAGTGCTCGACGACCGTCTACGCGCCGGCCGGCCCGCACGCGCCGCGCACGCTGCAGACGTGGGACTGGCACGACAGCCTCGCGCCGCAGGGGCTGCTGATGCGGTTCGCGACGCCGCATGGCCGCACCGTCAAGCTGTTCTCCGAGTTCGGGATGCTCGCGAAGCTCGGCGTGAACAGCGCGGGGCTCGGGCTGCACTTCAACATCCTGCATCACGCGAGCGACAACGACAGCGCCGGTGTGCCCGTGCACGCGATCGCGCGGCGCCTGCTCGAGGATGCGACGACGGTGCAGGAGGCGATCGAGCTCGCCCGGTCCGCGCGCGTGAGCGCGTCCACGGTGCTGACCGTGTTCACGCGGCATGACGCGAACCCGCGCGCGGCGAGCATCGAGCTGAGCCCGTCGGGAATCGGCGTGGTGGTGCCGCGTCCGGACGGATGGCTGCTGCATACGAACCACTTCCTCGATCGCGCGCTGAGCGGCGGCGAGTGCATGCCCGACAGCTCGACCACGCGCGAACGCTTCGCGCACCTGAACGAAGTCGTGAACGGGATGACGAGCGCCGATGTGCGCGAGCGCGCGGCGGCAATGTGCGGTGCGGCCGGCGATCAGGCCGTCGTGTGCTTCCACGCCGATCCGTCGATGCCCGACACCGAGCGCTGGGAGACGCTGCTGACCGTCGGCATCGATACCGACGCGTGCGCACTCGACTACGCGGCGGGCAATCCGCACGATCTCGCGCGCGACGGGTTTCAGCGGTTCTGACGCGGCACGCGGGCGGCGGCGAGGCAGGGCGGCACGCGTGTGCCGCCCTCGCGAAGCTCATGCGTCGATGCGTTCGACCTTGCCGACGAGCAAACCGTATGACAGGCTGCCCGCGAGTGCCATCGCGGCGATGTAGGTGATCGCGCGCGAGAAGTCCGCGCCGTTCACGAGCAGCCCGATCACGATCGGTGTCGCGATCGCGGACAGGTTGCCGATCAGGTTGAACACGCCGCCCGTGAGGCCGATCAGCCGCGCGGGCGCGAGCCCCGACACGAGCGACCACGTGATCGACGCGAAGCCGTTGCCGAAGAACGCGATCGTCATGAACGCGATCACCCAGCCGGTCGACGCGACGTAGTTCGCGCCGATGATGCAGGTCGAGATCAGCAGCCCCGAGATGATCGGCAGCTTGCGCGCGAAACCCTGTGACGCGCCGCGACGCATCAGCCAGTCCGACAGCACGCCGGAGCACAGCACGCCGACGAACGCGGCGAGGAACGGCAGCGACGCGAGAAAGCCCGACTTGATGAAGTCCATTCCGCGATACTTGACGAGGTAGGTCGGGAACCACGTGAGGAAGAACCACAGCGTCGAGTTCAGTGCGAACTGGCCGAGATAGATGCCCCACAGCTTGCGCCGGCCGAGCACGACGCCGAGGTCGCGCCACGTCGACGGTGCGCGCTCGGTGCGCGCCGCGATGCGGTCTTCGAGATCGACGAGGCCGCCGCCGTCGCGGATCAGCGCGATCTCGGCCGCGTTGACGCCGCGAAACGCGCGCGGCTCGCGATACACCGCATACCAGATCGCGGCCCATGCGATGCCGGCGAGGCCGGTCGCGACGAACACCATGTGCCAGCCCAGATGCACCTGCAGCCACGCGAGCACCGGCGTGAGGAACGCGAGGCCGACGAACTGGCCCGACGTGTAGCCGCCGATCGCGCTCGCGCGCTCGCGGGTCGGGAACCACGTCGTCACCACGCGGTTGTTGATCGGGTAGGCCGGCGCTTCGAGCGCGCCTACCGCGAGACGCAGCACGACCAGCCCGACGAACGAACCGGCGAAGCCGAGCAGCAACGTCGCGGCCGACCACAGCGCGAGCGCGCCGGCATACAGTACGCGCGGCGACACCTTGTCGACGAGCCAGCCGCCCGGCACTTGCATCAGCGCATAGGTCCAGCCGAACGCGGAAAACACGAGGCCCGCGCGCACGGGATCGATGTTCAGTTCCTTGAACAGCGCGGGCGCGGCGATCGACAGGTTGCTGCGGTCGAGATAGTTGATCACGACCGTGACGAACAGCAGCGCGAGGATCAGCAGGCGCTTGCGGCTGGGCGGCGCTGCCTGCGCGGCGGCCGCGCGGACGGTTGAACCGGATGCGATGCCGGCGTGGGCGGGCAATTGATCCGGCGGGTTCGAGTGGGTGCGTGACGCGGATTGGGCCACGGTTGTCTCCTGTGTTCGGTGCCCGGCCGTCGCCCGCGAGCGGGGCGACCGAATCGAATGGCGTTGGGGCGAACGTTAGAGCCGCGGCGGGAAGCGCGTCAACATTTGGGCAGGTATCCCTATTAATGGGATGTTCTGCGTTCAATATATGGGAAAGCGTGGCGAATAGGCCGCCGCTTGCATCAGTTGCCCATCGCCTCCTTCGCACTGACCCAGCCCTGCACCGCCCCCGCATGCGGGTTGCGATACCGCACCTTCAGCCACTGGAAATCGGCGCTCGCGTCGGTCACCTCCACCGTGTCGCCCGCGACGACATAGCGACGCGTGGGCGCATCGGTCATCGCATCGTGCAGCGACAGGCGAGCCGGGCGCACCTTGAACGTGACGGCGCCGCCGCCATAGGCGTCGGGGCGGCGCGCGACGCGCTTGCCTTGCGCGTCGTAGGTCAACAGCATCGACGACGGGCCGTTGTCGGTGTCGAGCAGGTCGCGCAGCTCGTCCGGTATCGCTTCGCTCGACTGGTACAGGTACATCCTGCCGCTGCCGTCGAAGCGATACGCATCGGTGTACCAGATCGGGCCGCCGCGGCACGAGCTGTACAGCGTGCGCTCCTTCGGCTTCGCCTGGACGTTGACCAGCCCGTCGCAATTGCCGTGCGGCATGTCGCTCGCGGGCATCCGCAATGGCTCGAACTGCTGGCGCGCGGCGTCGTACAGGTAGATGCCGTAGCCATCGTTCACCATGCCGAGCGTCGCGTGCATCGCGAGATCGCGGTGGCCGTCGAAGTTGTAGTCGTCCGATGCGAGGTGATAGCGGCCTTCCTCGTCGGCGGCGGTCACGTCGAGCGTCTGCGTCTTGCCGCTCGGCAGGAAGCGCACGGTAATGTGCTCGCTGTCCGCCCGTTCGACGCGGGCCGTGACGGTGTCGTCGACCTTGAACGTGAGCAGCGGTTTGGCCGCCTGCGCGGCGGGCGCGATCGATGCGCAGGCAACGAACAGCATGGAGCCGTGGAGCAGCGAACGGAGTCGTGAAGGGCGCGTCATGGTCGGATCAGGCGTGAAGGGCGTGAATGAGGATGGAAGCGGTCAGCCCGGACTTCCGTTTGCCGCCAATGTACCGGCATCCGGCGCTTTCCGCGAGTGGGGCCGGCATGGCAGGACGTTGCCGGGTAGTCGCGATACCGGTACGTTTGCTTGCCTTGTTCGGGGCCGGCGCGATTGCAAGAATGTCCGTTCCATTCCTGCTTGCTGGTGAGGTGACGATGACGATATTCAAGCCCGGTTTCGCCCTTTGCGTTGCGATGCTCGCTGCCGGTACGGCACGGGCGGGCGATTTCTCGATCGAAAGCGCGGAGCTTGCCGGCGGCGCGTTTGGTCGCGCGCAGGTATCGGACAGCTTCGGCTGTCACGGTCAGAACATTTCGCCATCCATACGGTGGAGCGGTGCTCCGGAAGGCACGCAAAGCTACCTGCTGACGATGTTCGATGCCGACGCCCCGACGGGCTCCGGCTTCTGGCACTGGGTCGTTGCCGACATACCGGCGTCGGCGCATGGCATCGCGCCCGGTTCGGGCAATGACGTTGCCGGACTGCCGGCGGGTGCCGTCCCGATGAAGAACGACACCGGCCATGTCGGCTATCTGGGCCCGTGCCCGCCGCAGGGCGACACCCATCGCTACGTCATTACGCTGACCGCGCTCAAGGTGGCGAAGCTGCCGGTCGAGCGTGACGCGACGCCTGCGGTCGTCGGCTATACCGCTCACTACCAGGTCCTCGCGAAGGCGACGATGACGGTGCGGTTAAGCCGTTAACCGCGCGTGCTGTCGTCCTGAAACCCGCTCTTCCCCGCGAAGATCTCCTTCAGCGCGGCGCGCAGCGTGACCGGATCGTACTGGCCGGGCGCGAGATGGATCACGTAGCGCGTCTGGCCGTCGAGTCGCGCGGCGATGCCGGGTTCGATCTCGATGTCGATCGTGTCGCCCGTCAGCCTCACCGACAGATCCTTGACGCGCGAGGTGATCTGGTCGCGCACCATCACTTCGATCAGCGTGTCGTCCGGAAAGCGCGACAGCGCGAAGCAATAGTCCTGCTCGGCGTCGTGACAGTAGATGTTGGCGAAGCTTTCGTCGTCGTCGAGATCGGACGTCGCCGCGCCGACGGTGGCGTGAAGTTCCATGAACGGGTTCCTGCGTAAGGGTGGTAGGGGTTATCGGTTCGAATGAAGGGCCGTTCCGATCGCTGCCGCCGCGCCGGGCGTCGCGCCGGTGTCGCACGACGCAGCGGCATCGCGCGCCTTCAGCCACAGCCCGAATTCGCGCATGACCTCGACGACGGGCCGCAGCCGATCGCCGTCGGCGGTCAGGTCGTACTCGACCCGCACCGGCACTTCCGGATAGACGGTGCGCCGCACGAGCCCGGCGTCTTCGAGTGCGCGCAAGTCGAGCGTCAGCATGCGCTGCGAGATGCCGGGCATGTCGCGGCGCAGGTCGCTGAAGCGTCGCGGCCCGTCGAGCAGATACGACACCAGCAGCAGCCGCCAGCGGCCGCCGAGCAGGCGCATCGCTTCTTCAACGGAACATCCGGTCGCACTCGTTTTCATCGTGCTGAATCCTGGTCGGTAAATTTTTTGTGACTACGGCACAAACGACTGCCGTCTTCCCGGCGATGCGCCGATGCGAGATATTAGCGCCCGCGTCGCGGCGAATCGATACATGGACAACCCACGAAGGAAACGCATGAAGCTCTATCACGCTCCCGGAAGCTGTTCGCAGGCCATCTGCATCGTGCTGCGCGAAGGCGGCATCGACGCGGAGGTCATCAAGGTCGACGCACGCAAGCACGTCATTGAAGACGGGCGCAATTACTACGATGTGACCGAACTCGGTTACGTGCCGCTGCTCGAACTCGACGACGGCACGCTGCTGCGCGAAGGCCCGGTGATCGCGCAGTATCTCGCGGATCTGCGCCCGGAAGCCGCGCTCGCGCCTGCGTACGGCACGCTCGCGCGCTACCGGCTGATGGAATGGCTCAATTTTCTCGGCACCGAGATCCACAAGGGGTTCATTCCGCTGCTGTACGCGGTGCAGGCGGGGAAATACGTCGATCCGGCGAGAACGAAGCTCGACAGCCGCTTTGCATGGATCGACCGCCAGCTCGACGGCAAGGCATTCCTGACCGGCGACACGTTCACCGTTGCCGATGCCTACCTGTTCGCGCTGACCGGCTGGGGCAAGGCCGACTGGATGCGGTCGGTGTACAACGCGGATATCGACCTGACCCGGTATGCGCATCTGCGTGCGTGGTACGAGCGGGTGCGTGCGCGGCCGGCGGTGCGCGCCGTGCTGGAGGCCGACGCGTTGGCGCGGTAGCGTGCGGTGGGCGCGATGGGTGCGGCTGCGGCGCGTCGTTCCGCCGTATCGATGCGCCGCCACACAGCAAAACCCCGCGCTATAATCGCCCGCATGAAATTCCTCCGGACCGTCATCCTGCTGCTGCTCTGCGCGGTGCTGCCCATCAGCGGGCTGGCAGCCAGCGGCCTGGCCGGGGAATGCCCGATGATGCAGCAGGGCATGTCGATGTCGACGGACATGGACGCCGGCATGTCCGCCGACATGCCGGGTTGCGATTCGATGCAGTCGTCGTCCACCGGCAAGGCCCACGCGAAAGCGAAGGGCCTGTCCTGCAAGCTGACGGCGCAATGCCAGTTCGGCAGTCTCTATCATCCGGCCGCTCGCGCCGAAGTCAGTCGTCCCGCTGCGTTCGCCAGCATCGTTGCCTTCCACTACGCGCAAATTCTCCCGGTCCGCGATCCGAACGGGTTGTGGCGCCCTCCACGCATCAGCTGATCCCGATCCGATAGGTTCGCCGCATTCGCGGTGAGGTTCGTCCTGTGCGCAGGACGTGGAATCCCCATGGGGTTCCGCCGTTGGGGTTAAACCATGTCATTCCATCCCGGCACGCCGCTTGCGCGGCGTGCGCGCCGGCGCGCGCCCATGCTTTGGGCGGCGCTGCTGGTTGCGGGCGCGGCTCACGCGCAGCAACCGCCTTTTACGCTGGACGCCGCGCTGCAGTCCGCCACCGATCATTCCGCGTCGATGCAGGCCGCCCAGGCTTCGGTGCGCGCCAGCTCGGAGGCGGCCGTGAAGGCCGGCCAGCTGCCCGACCCGATGCTCAAGGCCGGCATCGACAACCTGCCGGTCAATGGCGGCCAGCGCTTCACCGTCGGCCAGGACTTCATGACGATGCGCCGCATCGGCATCGAGCAGGAGTGGGTGTCCGGCGACAAGCGGCGCCTGCGCTCGGCACTGGCCAACGAGCAGGTCGGACGCGAGCGCGCCGGCTATCTCGCGCAGCTCGCGAGCGTACGCCAGCAAACCGCAACGGCGTGGCTGAACGCCGTCTACGCGAAGCAGGCGCTCGCGCTGCAGCAGGCATTGCTCGATCACATGAACCATGAACTCGACGCGACGAAGGCGTCGTATCGCGGCGCGAAGGCGAGTGCGGCCGATGTCGTCCAGGCGCGGGCCATGCTCGCGCAGACGCAGGATCAATGGCTGAAAGCGCGGCAGGTCTACCAGACCGCGCTCATCGCGTTGTCGCGCTGGACCGCCGTGCCGGCGTCGGACGTCACGGGCACGCCGCCCGCGCCGGAATCGTTCGTGTCGTCGTTGCCGCCGGACGAACTGCGCGTATCGCAGCCGGCGCTGATCACGGCCGCCGACGATATCGCCGTCGCCGAAGCCGATACCGCCGTCGCGAACAGCGAACGCCGCCCGAACTGGACGTGGGAGGTTGCGTACCAGCAGCGCGGCGGCGCGTATTCGAACATGGTGTCCGTCGGCGTCACGATTCCGTTGCCGCTCAATCGCAGGAACCGCCAGAACCGTGATGTCGCCGAGAAGGCCGAACTGGCGACGAAAGCGCGCCTGATGTACGAGGACACGTTGCGCCAGGTGCAGGCCGATATCCGCACGCAGTCCGAAACGCTCGCGAGCGGCCGCGAACGCATCGCGAACCTGAGTACGTCGCTGTTGCCCGCCGCCGATCAGCGCGTGCAGCTGGCCGATGCCGCCTACCGGGCGGGCACGGGTTCACTCGCCGACACGTTCGCCGCGCGGCGCGCGCAACTCGACGCGCAGTTGCAGATGCTCGATCTCAGGCGCGACGTGTCGCAGACCTGGGCGCAGCTCGAATATCAGGTCGTGCCGTCGACGATGGCCGCCGCGCAGTGAAGGAGAACCTCATGAAGAAGCCATCCCTGGCGCGCGCGGTGCTGTTGACGTTTGCCGCCGCGGCGCTGCTCGGTGCCGGTTACGTCGCAGGCATGCGCCATGCGGCGGGCGGCGCATCGGCCGCATCGTCCGTAGCGCCCGGCGCCGCACCTGCCGGCAAGACCGACCCGAATACGGGCCGCAAGGTGCTGTACTGGCACGACCCGATGGTGCCGAACCAGCACTTCGACAAACCGGGCAAGTCGCCATTCATGGACATGCAGTTGCAGCCCGTCTATGCGGACGAGGGCGGCGGCGCGTCCGGTATCCGGATCGATCCGGGCCTGCAGCAGAATCTCGGCATCCGTTATGCGACGGTCCGACGCCAGCAGACGGCGGCCGGATTCGATGCGGTGGGCACCACGCAGTTCGACGAATCGCGCGCGGAGGTCGTCCAGTCGCGCGTCACCGGCTACATCGATCGCCTCTATGCGCGTGCACCGATGCAGCGCATCGCGAAGGGCGCGCCGGTGGCGTCGCTGTTCGTGCCCGACTGGCTCGCGCCGCAGGAGGAATACCTCGCACTCAAGCGCGGCGGGATGGACGGCAGCCTGCTCGATGCATCGCGCGCGCGGATGCGGGCGCTGTCGATTCCCGACGGCATGATCGCGAGCCTCGATCGCACCGGCCGCGCGCAGACGCACGTCGTGCTGACCGCGCCGGAAACCGGCGTCGTCAGCGAGCTGAACGTGCGGGACGGCGCGATGGTCGCGCCCGGACAGACGCTGGCGAAGATTGCGGGGCTGTCGACGCTGTGGCTCATCGTCGAGGTGCCGGAAGCGCTCGCGCTGAACGTGCAGCCGGGGATGCCGGTCGATGCGACGTTCGCGGGCGACCCGGCGCAGCGTTTCACCGGCCGCATCCGCGAAGTGCTGCCCGGCATCAGCACGAGCAGCCGCACGCTGCAGGCGCGCGTGGAGATCGACAACGCCGCGCTGAAGCTCACGCCCGGCATGCTGATGCGCGTGCGGGTTGCCGGGAAGGCGAGCGTGTCGCGCCTGCTCGTGCCGTCCGAAGCGGTGATCGCGACCGGCAAGCGCACGATCGTCATCGTGAAGAACGGCGACGGCCGGCTCCAGCCGGTGCAGGTGACGACCGGCAACGACATCGGCGGCGACACGGAAGTGCTCGACGGGTTGAACGAAGGCGATACGGTCGTTGCGTCGGGGCAGTTCCTGATCGATTCGGAGGCGAGCCTGAAGAGCGTGCTGCCGCGGCTGCGAAGCGACACCGGCGCAAGCGGGGCGGCGACGACTTCCGAGCCGGCGCCGAATGCAGCGGCCCCGATCTACGAAACCACCGGCAAGGTCGAACAGGTCACGGCCGACGACATCACGTTCTCGCATCAGCCCGTGCCCGCGCTCGGCTGGGGCGCGATGACGATGACGTTCGGCAAGCCGTCGGCCGCCGCGTTCCCTGGCGTGAAGCCGGGCCAGACGGTGCGTTTCGCGTTCATGCAGACCGACGACGGTTATCGCCTGACGAAGGTCGAACCGCAGGGAGGCGAACGATGATCGCGCGCATCATTCGCTGGTCGGTCCACAACCGCTTCCTCGTGCTGCTCGCCACCGTGCTGATCGCCGCATGGGGCGTCCACTCCGTCGGGCAGACGCCGCTCGACGCGTTGCCCGATCTGTCGGACACGCAGGTGATCGTGAAGGCGTCGTATCCGGGCAAGGCGCCGCAGATCGTCGAGGACCAGGT
Proteins encoded in this region:
- a CDS encoding glutathione binding-like protein, giving the protein MKLYHAPGSCSQAICIVLREGGIDAEVIKVDARKHVIEDGRNYYDVTELGYVPLLELDDGTLLREGPVIAQYLADLRPEAALAPAYGTLARYRLMEWLNFLGTEIHKGFIPLLYAVQAGKYVDPARTKLDSRFAWIDRQLDGKAFLTGDTFTVADAYLFALTGWGKADWMRSVYNADIDLTRYAHLRAWYERVRARPAVRAVLEADALAR
- a CDS encoding winged helix-turn-helix transcriptional regulator, which produces MKTSATGCSVEEAMRLLGGRWRLLLVSYLLDGPRRFSDLRRDMPGISQRMLTLDLRALEDAGLVRRTVYPEVPVRVEYDLTADGDRLRPVVEVMREFGLWLKARDAAASCDTGATPGAAAAIGTALHSNR
- a CDS encoding TolC family protein; protein product: MSFHPGTPLARRARRRAPMLWAALLVAGAAHAQQPPFTLDAALQSATDHSASMQAAQASVRASSEAAVKAGQLPDPMLKAGIDNLPVNGGQRFTVGQDFMTMRRIGIEQEWVSGDKRRLRSALANEQVGRERAGYLAQLASVRQQTATAWLNAVYAKQALALQQALLDHMNHELDATKASYRGAKASAADVVQARAMLAQTQDQWLKARQVYQTALIALSRWTAVPASDVTGTPPAPESFVSSLPPDELRVSQPALITAADDIAVAEADTAVANSERRPNWTWEVAYQQRGGAYSNMVSVGVTIPLPLNRRNRQNRDVAEKAELATKARLMYEDTLRQVQADIRTQSETLASGRERIANLSTSLLPAADQRVQLADAAYRAGTGSLADTFAARRAQLDAQLQMLDLRRDVSQTWAQLEYQVVPSTMAAAQ
- a CDS encoding DUF3138 family protein; the encoded protein is MKLKHMTALCLLAFDAATAFAHTPQATDASRMKALQAQVTALQQQVNALRASMLAAQAPGAATAATAATAATATSSGARIGSINTAAAAAPAADSAPAFTNDDLQQMREQIANASLKVDSLQEAATTGPLAGLSITGYVDPVYLFNRAQRTSGFQFLNHDPGAYDYFNSTIGDVYLDIKKTFGVGPMAPSAEVVIQPNRGFGNVFSNSHGGVGNNIVTQAVVTVPLSTTRTFEIGMMPSLAGYEVQPSTQMLTLTHGLLYDFSEPGNLIGVGLKGSNAAMTRFWQVVIGNEVLRTAGAIANAANNTTKTNWTPTITARFDNATSTAFDFGISGMLGRQSLFSPCATAGGYGYQCNGSSPTGLYKYVEADVTYTHDKTQVNAQVDYGELQKGAWNGGTARWYGMSLLGHTKWTQAWVGRMGATLRFDYLNNTSNGGGGTNIQYGLAGGNPSVNGSSGFGIDPACFQGSSTNGTECKGAQRYAITADLLFYPTQQITVKLEYRHDAANHPVFLKSNGTYARSNDLAGMQFIYSF
- a CDS encoding MFS transporter, which translates into the protein MAQSASRTHSNPPDQLPAHAGIASGSTVRAAAAQAAPPSRKRLLILALLFVTVVINYLDRSNLSIAAPALFKELNIDPVRAGLVFSAFGWTYALMQVPGGWLVDKVSPRVLYAGALALWSAATLLLGFAGSFVGLVVLRLAVGALEAPAYPINNRVVTTWFPTRERASAIGGYTSGQFVGLAFLTPVLAWLQVHLGWHMVFVATGLAGIAWAAIWYAVYREPRAFRGVNAAEIALIRDGGGLVDLEDRIAARTERAPSTWRDLGVVLGRRKLWGIYLGQFALNSTLWFFLTWFPTYLVKYRGMDFIKSGFLASLPFLAAFVGVLCSGVLSDWLMRRGASQGFARKLPIISGLLISTCIIGANYVASTGWVIAFMTIAFFGNGFASITWSLVSGLAPARLIGLTGGVFNLIGNLSAIATPIVIGLLVNGADFSRAITYIAAMALAGSLSYGLLVGKVERIDA
- a CDS encoding XAC2610-related protein; protein product: MTRPSRLRSLLHGSMLFVACASIAPAAQAAKPLLTFKVDDTVTARVERADSEHITVRFLPSGKTQTLDVTAADEEGRYHLASDDYNFDGHRDLAMHATLGMVNDGYGIYLYDAARQQFEPLRMPASDMPHGNCDGLVNVQAKPKERTLYSSCRGGPIWYTDAYRFDGSGRMYLYQSSEAIPDELRDLLDTDNGPSSMLLTYDAQGKRVARRPDAYGGGAVTFKVRPARLSLHDAMTDAPTRRYVVAGDTVEVTDASADFQWLKVRYRNPHAGAVQGWVSAKEAMGN
- a CDS encoding YbhB/YbcL family Raf kinase inhibitor-like protein, with product MEAVSPDFRLPPMYRHPALSASGAGMAGRCRVVAIPVRLLALFGAGAIARMSVPFLLAGEVTMTIFKPGFALCVAMLAAGTARAGDFSIESAELAGGAFGRAQVSDSFGCHGQNISPSIRWSGAPEGTQSYLLTMFDADAPTGSGFWHWVVADIPASAHGIAPGSGNDVAGLPAGAVPMKNDTGHVGYLGPCPPQGDTHRYVITLTALKVAKLPVERDATPAVVGYTAHYQVLAKATMTVRLSR
- a CDS encoding efflux RND transporter periplasmic adaptor subunit: MKKPSLARAVLLTFAAAALLGAGYVAGMRHAAGGASAASSVAPGAAPAGKTDPNTGRKVLYWHDPMVPNQHFDKPGKSPFMDMQLQPVYADEGGGASGIRIDPGLQQNLGIRYATVRRQQTAAGFDAVGTTQFDESRAEVVQSRVTGYIDRLYARAPMQRIAKGAPVASLFVPDWLAPQEEYLALKRGGMDGSLLDASRARMRALSIPDGMIASLDRTGRAQTHVVLTAPETGVVSELNVRDGAMVAPGQTLAKIAGLSTLWLIVEVPEALALNVQPGMPVDATFAGDPAQRFTGRIREVLPGISTSSRTLQARVEIDNAALKLTPGMLMRVRVAGKASVSRLLVPSEAVIATGKRTIVIVKNGDGRLQPVQVTTGNDIGGDTEVLDGLNEGDTVVASGQFLIDSEASLKSVLPRLRSDTGASGAATTSEPAPNAAAPIYETTGKVEQVTADDITFSHQPVPALGWGAMTMTFGKPSAAAFPGVKPGQTVRFAFMQTDDGYRLTKVEPQGGER
- a CDS encoding C45 family autoproteolytic acyltransferase/hydolase, which encodes MKLHTFVTDLTDPHERGRLIGARFAAEIRETVALYLAFFPKLGIEPQRAREIGEASLAALGAWCPRLAAEVEAIADGVDLPRWQLACLNARTEILATAPASAEGECSTTVYAPAGPHAPRTLQTWDWHDSLAPQGLLMRFATPHGRTVKLFSEFGMLAKLGVNSAGLGLHFNILHHASDNDSAGVPVHAIARRLLEDATTVQEAIELARSARVSASTVLTVFTRHDANPRAASIELSPSGIGVVVPRPDGWLLHTNHFLDRALSGGECMPDSSTTRERFAHLNEVVNGMTSADVRERAAAMCGAAGDQAVVCFHADPSMPDTERWETLLTVGIDTDACALDYAAGNPHDLARDGFQRF